AGAAGAATCGAACTTGCTTCTGGGATCAGTTGCACTCAATAATCTTTTGTCAATATCATTAACAGCGGATTCCCCGTATTTTATGAAATCCGTTACTGTAGGCGTATTCCTTAAGAATTTACCCTTTGTTAACCGGTATCCAAATGGGAAAAGATCCTTACAGATTTCGTCGATTTTTTCAATTTCGCTTTCATCATCCAGTAAAACCCATAATCTTCCAACTTGGAGCATGAGTTCTACAGGAACTCCTCTAACAGTAATTTCCTTTTTTTCAGAATGATTTACTGGAGTTCCCTTAGCTGGACCGTATCCCACTTTTTTAGGGAGTGATTCTCCATGTATAACTACTCTTTGAACGGTACTTAATGAATAAGCGCTGTTCAGGAATTTTTCGGTAGTTTCCGCTTTTAAGTACCTATGTGGGAAGACTTCTAATTCAATCATTGTCAATTACCTTAAAAT
This Methanococcus maripaludis C5 DNA region includes the following protein-coding sequences:
- the mcrD gene encoding methyl-coenzyme M reductase operon protein D — protein: MIELEVFPHRYLKAETTEKFLNSAYSLSTVQRVVIHGESLPKKVGYGPAKGTPVNHSEKKEITVRGVPVELMLQVGRLWVLLDDESEIEKIDEICKDLFPFGYRLTKGKFLRNTPTVTDFIKYGESAVNDIDKRLLSATDPRSKFDSSVALIPKSETNE